The Candidatus Nitrosymbiomonas proteolyticus genome has a segment encoding these proteins:
- a CDS encoding fimbrial assembly protein PilN, with protein MPLINLIEEQRQINQRAERGTRIAFWAFLGSAALGLIGSGSMLFLSESMDSEIARLQAKVQKLKPLRQKIDEHGAALSELYPRLTTLEDAHLMTDRWTRVLSHLSKNTPSEMWLTGLRSSGSDQSKPVQATFQGLSNRLEPVGEFILRLQGCEDLETVTLKVAQEKMIGQAKGIEFEVTASVQGTELVQPKKTDKKPEGGSA; from the coding sequence ATGCCATTGATCAACCTAATCGAAGAACAGCGCCAGATCAACCAGCGGGCCGAGCGCGGGACGCGGATCGCTTTCTGGGCATTCCTCGGCTCGGCCGCACTGGGGCTCATCGGATCGGGCTCGATGCTTTTCCTGTCCGAGTCGATGGACAGCGAAATCGCCCGGCTGCAAGCCAAGGTCCAGAAGCTGAAGCCGCTCCGCCAGAAGATCGACGAGCACGGCGCCGCTTTGAGCGAGCTTTACCCTCGACTGACGACTTTGGAAGACGCGCACCTCATGACGGATCGTTGGACGCGGGTGCTCTCGCACCTCTCCAAGAACACGCCTTCGGAGATGTGGCTTACAGGGCTGAGGTCGAGCGGCAGCGACCAATCGAAGCCCGTACAGGCGACTTTCCAGGGGCTGAGCAACCGGCTCGAACCCGTCGGCGAGTTCATCTTGCGGCTCCAAGGGTGCGAGGACCTCGAAACCGTCACCCTCAAAGTGGCTCAAGAGAAGATGATCGGGCAAGCCAAAGGGATCGAGTTCGAGGTCACCGCTAGCGTGCAGGGCACCGAGTTGGTCCAGCCCAAGAAGACCGACAAGAAGCCTGAAGGAG